From Stigmatopora nigra isolate UIUO_SnigA chromosome 17, RoL_Snig_1.1, whole genome shotgun sequence, a single genomic window includes:
- the rab27b gene encoding ras-related protein Rab-27B, whose product MTDGDYDYLIKLLALGDSGVGKTTFLYRYTDNKFNPKFITTVGIDFREKRVMYTASNPNGMTAGKTFKVHLQLWDTAGQERFRSLTTAFFRDAMGFLLMFDLTSQQSFLNVRNWMSQLQANAYCENPDIVLVGNKADLADQREVQEKQAKELADKYGVPYFETSAATGVEVERAVITLLDLVMKRMEKCVEKPPSEPSNGTGSTKLSAAQPDEKKCAC is encoded by the exons ATGACTGATGGGGATTATGACTACCTGATAAAGCTCCTTGCCCTGGGAGACTCTGGGGTGGGGAAGACAACATTCCTGTACCGATACACAGATAACAAATTTAACCCCAAGTTCATCACCACAGTTGGGATTGACTTTAGGGAAAAAAGAGTG ATGTACACAGCTTCCAACCCAAATGGAATGACAGCTGGAAAAACCTTCAAGGTTCACCTACAGCTTTGGGACACAGCTGGACAGGAAAG GTTTCGCAGCCTTACTACGGCGTTCTTCCGAGATGCCATGGGATTCCTTCTAATGTTTGATCTCACCAGCCAGCAGAGCTTCCTCAACGTCAGAAACTGGATGA GTCAGCTACAGGCCAACGCTTACTGTGAAAACCCAGACATAGTGTTGGTTGGAAACAAGGCTGACCTGGCTGACCAGCGTGAGGTTCAAGAAAAACAAGCAAAGGAGCTGGCAGATAAATACGG GGTCCCGTATTTCGAGACGAGCGCTGCAACTGGGGTGGAGGTAGAAAGGGCTGTCATCACACTGTTGGACCTGGTCATGAAGAGGATGGAAAAATGTGTGGAAAAGCCACCTTCAGAGCCTTCTAATGGCACTGGGTCTACAAAGCTCTCGGCAGCACAGCCCGATGAGAAGAAATGTGCATGCTAG